The Quercus lobata isolate SW786 chromosome 9, ValleyOak3.0 Primary Assembly, whole genome shotgun sequence region CCTAAATCACacactatgcatctcatggacttataaaattatgttcaaatattcatgttaaTGTAATAGGTAAtgtcatacaataggattttaaGGCATTAGTACCCCAAATAATGTCATGTGGCAACCTAATAATGTCATGTGGCTCAGAGGCACAACATCACAATGTGGGGCTCGATGAGGACACAAGAATTTAAATGGGGAagattgtgataccccaaaTTTTGTGGATGTGATTAGATTGGATTGTATGAGTATGTGTTGTGTTGTAGGTGTGGGTTGAGTCCAGCAGTGGGTGTTTATTAGGTGGATCTTGGGTATATAAGTGATTACGAGGAGTGTCAAATGTAACTAGACTAGTCATTTTGGAATATAGTGCAAATATGGCTAGCGTAAATGTGGGTCATTACAAATGAAATCCCCAAAATGTTTGTGAGGTTTacaatggagtcaccacttGTTTTAATAGGGACaataataaactaaaattgaaaataatactTCTCtttattgatgaattgaaaTTGTACATCTCatgaaaataaccaaaaaattacatggctttagttttagatacaatctaagaaaagtaTATGGCTTTGTTTCTTAATTACAATCTAGAGATTGAAAAGTACAAAGAAAAGTATAATCTACTAACCCTTAATCTAAGTTCAGAGACTAGGTTACAAGATGGAAAGGTTTTAGACACCCACCCTGCCTGGTTAAAACAGTCTTCTAGACTTTGGTGACAATTCTCACATCATTGAATAACAGTTATAGCATCCAATCATGTGTAATTAAAACAAGCACTCATGATAGGCATGGTGAAAACCCTATTCTAAGCTTGCAAACATGGAGtaaaatgattgaaattaaAACATAGTGAATATGGGTGTCTAAGgtgataaaccctaatctaaGAGCATTGtgaacatgttatttgaattaaaaaatccTAGAAACATGTTAAATAAGTATTATACCTAAGTTATGTcctctatctatctatctatatatatatatatatatatatgtatgtgggAGGTAGTTTATAACCAGAAGACATTGTTAGATGCAATGCACAAACATATATGTAATATCTCAGTGTTTCGTATATAGTTTTCAATTGTACATATTGAAagtaccccccccccccctttggCATTTAGcatcaaaatctctctctctctctctctctctctctctctctcatgactATACACATCACACTATGCTTGGAAGCATATGAATATTTGAACAAACAAACAATCGAAAGGTGTCATAAAGCCAGAAACCTATAATGAGAACGATTGAAGGCAAAGGTGACCAAAAGACTGTTTAGCAATCCACCCCACATTGTTTAAGGACAGGGCCGGTTTGCTTAGGCAGGAAAGGATCAATTCGAACCCAAACCAGTGAGAAAATTGATGCAAGAAGTACGGACCAAAGGACTACTATGGTAGGAGTCCTGTTTTGCCTTCCCATCAAACCTTTGAGGAAAGGATAAAGATGAACAATGACCCAGAAGGCAAAAAATAGCTTCCCAAATAATGGACCCCATGAGCCATAGCCATTGTTAATAGCATCTGAAATTCCAGCCACGACTCCCACCATGTTAATGATTATAAGAGTGGTTGGTATAATTAGAAGGGTGGTCCACTTGAAGAGGTAGAGCTCcccaaaatcatcatcatcagctTGCTTTGATGTCACGGTGAAGTTGGTGTCAACTCCAGCAAGGACCTTGAGGAGGCCTTGGAATACAGCAAAAAGGTGAGCTGACACTCCACCAATCACCCAGAATTGCTCGTTACGCCACCAGTCCTCAATGCTAACGCCGCTCCATCTGAGCTCAAGCACACCAGTGAAAATGATGGACAGGAAAAGAGCCAAGAACCATACGCTAGCAAGATTGGTCAGCTGCAGATCAAATAATAAGAATCTGATTAGAGCTTCTGTGGCTAAAATGTTTTGCATCAGAATTGGTATATGTTAGTGTGCaactttttttaatgacatcCAATATGGGGGGAATAAATTCCAAAGGCCTATTTCAGTGTTCCAGTTTAACTAACAGCATATTTAATCCGTAGAAGATACTTTTCTTCGATGTCTAGATTCACCCATTCGAATATTTCTTCTAACATTGTccacaaaaaaattgaaggccAAGCAGTTTTTTTATGGATCAAGGTGATTGATTAGCATATTGCTTGTTATGCTCAAAATGCCTAGAAATCATTCCTTCATAATTGTCATTGCTGAAACAAATTTTAGCATGCTTACCGTGGGAATGATGAATTTTCCAGTAAGAAGACAGACAGCTGGAATGGTGCAGTATGCAAGTAGAGGAATGGAAGTGAATGGGTAAACAATGGTGTTAGTGTAAGCCAGCCTTTCTAGCCATTTCAACTTTCCTCCATAAGCATACCATAGTGGGCAATGGCGACTAAGGAAAATTTCGACAGAGCCAAGAGCCCATCGAAGAACTTGGTGTAAACGATCTGATAGATTTATTGGAGCTGATCCCTTGAATGCAGGTCTCTTTGGCATGCAGTACACTGATTTCCATCCTCTGCAGTGCATTTTGAAGCCTGTCAAAATATCTTCTGTGACCGAACCATATATCCACCCAATCTGTAATAGGAAAATTCGTCATTGTGTGTAATCAATCTTACAAGCCATATAGTTGTTTTTAATCATgctattaatttcaaatttctggTTTTACCAACCTTACTATTTGTTAAACCAAATACCATAATGCTGAAATTCTAGAAAATTGTCCAAATTCTTTTGGCACTTCTCTGGTATatttgggtcgttaaaaatagaaagggtaaattgagGGGAGGTAAATTTATTAGGAACCTTTGAATCCAAATATAGGGGATTTAGGAGCTACTCACCTCTTTGCCCCATTCAGTTTTCTCTTCATACCCACAACTGATAACATGAATGGCCTCCTTAACAAGTGACGCCTGATTAGTCCCTTCAGGAAGGCCGCCATTTTCCATAAGAGTGGAAGCAATAAAAACTGGTGATTGTCCAAACCTTTTCTCAAAGTTCTTTTGAGACATGAGTGATGATTTCTCCAACTCATCATAGCCTTCAAGCCCTTCTTCAATCTCTTCAAGATCAAACATAGATCCAGACCCTTTCCTCACATAGCTCTTCCCtcccattttcttcttcttggtgTAGAGTCCCCCAAGCAGGCTTCTTTCACCTTTCTTCTTTGACTTCTTCCTTGAACCAGAACAACAGCAGCAGCACCATGAAGGCAAGCAGTCACATGTCATCTTTGGCCGCTTCTCAGATGCTGGAGGATCATAGCCGTACAATGCCTGCCTGTTGAAGACACATCCAGTGCCAACATATACCGGGCCTTGAATGCCATCTAGGCCTTTCATGTTGATCTGTAACCACATAACATTGAAAGCATTAGTCTGAGTCATTTGCACAAATTTTGATGCAGATTAGTAATGATAATCAATTTTGAGATGACAAAATCTTTATAATTTGTATTACTTACATCGAAGAACACAATATTGCGATTGGCGTATCTATCATGACGATCAATACCATCGAATCTTTGAGGAAACTGGACATAACATAGTTTCTTTCCCAGTTGGGGATCCATCAAGAAGCACATGGCTTCCCTTACAGCCTTGCTATTGTTGATGTAGTGATCACAATCCAGATTCAACATGAAAGGTGCATTGGTAAGCACTGCAGAAACTCGAACCTATTGATAATTTTTGGGGAGCCAAGTTATAAAATTTAGTAGTTATCCCAATTGGACTCAGTttaaaattgtttgaatttCAAGATATACTCACCAGAGCATTCATGGCACCAGCTTTCTTGTGGTGTTGATAGCCAGGACGTTTCTCACGGGAAACATACACTAGCCGTGGTAACTCCTTACCTTCCACATCTAGTGCACCCTCACTTCCAAGATATACCTGCAAAGAAAGTAGCATTTCCACAAGCATTTTTAACAGCAACTCAACCCAAAATCCAGACAGACGCTAAGAGTCAATTAGGACTTAAAGAGTCACATATGATAACATATAGTTCATCTGATAAAAACAGAGTAGGGAGGGTGGAAAACCTGAAGCATGCCGGGATGATCACGAGTGTTGTTCCCAGGCCATGGGGTACCATCCTGCATCACCCATCCTTCTTCTGGTTTCTTTGTAGCCTTTGACACCAATGCATTAATCCTTACTTTGAACTCTTCATACTCTCTCTGCAATACATCACAAGCATTCACTTAGGCCTCATTTGGTTGTTGGGGAACtgttgaaaaaattttatacagagaaatatttgtttttgatctGTTTGCTTACTTTCATGGCTCTGCGATCCTTTACAAAAGTGGGCAGAACCTTATCTTTCAAGTAGTCAATCTTCTGATTGAAGTAGAACTCAGGGGCCCTGGGCTCAATGCTATACTTCTTGCAAAATGGAACCCATCTTCTTGCAAACTCAGCAGTTTCTGCTAGTGAATCGAAAAGTAGCATGGATGCACCATCATCTGATACATAGCAGCTCACTTTATCGACAGGGTAATCGACAGCCAAGATGGAAAGAACTGTGTTTGCTGTTATGATTGGTGGTTCCTTGAGGGGGTCAACAGTACTGACATAGAAATCAACTGGGGCTAATTTGTTTGGTTCTCCCTCACGCTCAAACCTCAAGGACAGGCGGTCTAAGTATGTTTCCCGGGTGATGGGGAACCATTTAGGGAATTGATCAAGTATCCAAGAGAAGGCAAACCATATCTCGCAAATTACTGAGATGAGCCATAAGGGATAAGCATCATATGCTGGAGTTAAAATTCGAAAGCGGAGAAAAAAAGCAAGAACCACAAGCCGGATGACAATGACTATGCGATATGGATTGATTTTGCTTGAGGAGATTGGAATTTTTCGCCACAATGGTTGCCTGGCTTCAGCCAAACTGTAAAAGGaaagtgttttaagtttttgtcGATAAAGGAAAGTGTTTAAGTTGGTGCATAGTTCCAAACAGAAAAACATTAGAAGTACTTCCAATTTTACCACAAATAAATGCTTGAAAACTTGTTGGTAATAAGTGTGATAGGTGTAACaccaacaacataataaaaagATCCATGAATTACCTTTTAAGTAATATGTTCAAAAGTTGACACATtaattttttcaagtttatacaataaaatttatagtaaccATCTacttcaaaatataaaatttctcaATACAATAAGCATTTCATTGTGGGATGAGTAGAAATTGCTGTGGAGGGTAAACTAACTTAAAtagcaataattttttcttcaaggCAAAGGAAAACATTTGTGTTAGTTGTTCAAAAATGATTTAGCAGGTTATTGTGTGCATAGCATGATTGGAGAggttaaaaaaatggaatggcTAGCATATTTTTAAGATATGGTGTCTTAGAATTGAAGGCCAACAAAATTGAGGAGAAAACATAAACCACTTACAGGTACTCGTCATCATCTCCTTGATCATTATTTCCATCATCTTTGCTTACtaaacctttcttttcttgCCTAACTTTCCACTTCTCTACTCTCTCTTTCCATTCTGCGCTAGTGTAGGCCTCCCTATCACCTTCAAAATCCTTTCCAGTAACTATGCCCCATCCAAAAAACATAGATCAATCAATAAATAGAAGAAACAAATTAATCCCTTGAAAATGAAAAACTGAAACATGTTGAAAGATCACCTACCACTTCCAGCAAACGAACCAGTAGGATGCCACTGCGGATGATTATAGTCCCCATTTTCCTGCAAAATTCATCACTTTGACCTTAAGAGTCCTTCCCTACCGTTTGAGTTCACTCTTATTTTTGAATGTATGATGAAAATGGACCATAAATGacttaatttcttaattttttttatctttgagATCTattttaaagagaaagaaacttGGTTGTTGAGCCATTAAAGCCCGCGTATATAATTTGTTAGCCAATATtactcatttcttttcttttttcattgtgttatagttaaaaggtaaaatttaggtacaatatTGTAGTTTGGTTTCTCCCAattgaattcaataatattgttGTATTAACCAATAAACCGCGTGATTGATTTTAATTGTTcttgaaaagaataaaattattttttctttatttgttgaaTTCAATTGAGGAATCCAAGTAACTGTACCTATGTATTACCAGTTTAAATAGATAATTGATGTATTGAAAGGTTTTAAATATTAGAGGGGAAAACACCAGCTTTTGGCCTATCTTCTGCAGCATGGAAAATAGCTACAGATCATCACATTGGCCCAACTTATAGGCTCTCTATTTCAAAGACAACTATAAATCTTATTTATCCCACAACATGAATTAGTATATAGCTtgaaatttatatgaaattaccGAATGGTTAATGGCGTGGTG contains the following coding sequences:
- the LOC115959649 gene encoding cellulose synthase A catalytic subunit 4 [UDP-forming], which codes for MASNTMAGGLVTGSNTRNEVNVLHGDEQRPPTRQSVSKVCRVCGDEIGYKEDGTLFVACHLCGFPVCRPCYDYERSEGNQCCPQCNTRYKRQKGCPRVAGDEENFDADDSDDEFQIKSRPDDSDKHHAINHSENGDYNHPQWHPTGSFAGSVTGKDFEGDREAYTSAEWKERVEKWKVRQEKKGLVSKDDGNNDQGDDDEYLLAEARQPLWRKIPISSSKINPYRIVIVIRLVVLAFFLRFRILTPAYDAYPLWLISVICEIWFAFSWILDQFPKWFPITRETYLDRLSLRFEREGEPNKLAPVDFYVSTVDPLKEPPIITANTVLSILAVDYPVDKVSCYVSDDGASMLLFDSLAETAEFARRWVPFCKKYSIEPRAPEFYFNQKIDYLKDKVLPTFVKDRRAMKREYEEFKVRINALVSKATKKPEEGWVMQDGTPWPGNNTRDHPGMLQVYLGSEGALDVEGKELPRLVYVSREKRPGYQHHKKAGAMNALVRVSAVLTNAPFMLNLDCDHYINNSKAVREAMCFLMDPQLGKKLCYVQFPQRFDGIDRHDRYANRNIVFFDINMKGLDGIQGPVYVGTGCVFNRQALYGYDPPASEKRPKMTCDCLPSWCCCCCSGSRKKSKKKGERSLLGGLYTKKKKMGGKSYVRKGSGSMFDLEEIEEGLEGYDELEKSSLMSQKNFEKRFGQSPVFIASTLMENGGLPEGTNQASLVKEAIHVISCGYEEKTEWGKEIGWIYGSVTEDILTGFKMHCRGWKSVYCMPKRPAFKGSAPINLSDRLHQVLRWALGSVEIFLSRHCPLWYAYGGKLKWLERLAYTNTIVYPFTSIPLLAYCTIPAVCLLTGKFIIPTLTNLASVWFLALFLSIIFTGVLELRWSGVSIEDWWRNEQFWVIGGVSAHLFAVFQGLLKVLAGVDTNFTVTSKQADDDDFGELYLFKWTTLLIIPTTLIIINMVGVVAGISDAINNGYGSWGPLFGKLFFAFWVIVHLYPFLKGLMGRQNRTPTIVVLWSVLLASIFSLVWVRIDPFLPKQTGPVLKQCGVDC